The following coding sequences lie in one Miscanthus floridulus cultivar M001 chromosome 9, ASM1932011v1, whole genome shotgun sequence genomic window:
- the LOC136479819 gene encoding uncharacterized protein, translating to MKAYLVGLHPGIWEIVHDVVEPPVDPKNPTPTEVYNIQLNGQATRVLLSALDGDEYNRVMGVEVVKKIWDTLHLTHEGVDKVRKARIDLLMAKLNRDKKKFQHFTPNDVLGRIMTIDMQREEALERMKLSELQAKLDGMKFKYVALKADKSINQASTSKFKSIKQASISKPKAPKQVQEQMETTSSSSEGESDNEKYEEVGDVAIFMKRFQKGLKKEGYKFVKRRFPNKKRTL from the exons ATGAAGGCTTATCTTGTGGGTCTCCATCCGGGCATTTGGGAAATTGTTCATGATGTTGTTGAGCCACCGGTCGACCCCAAGAATCCAACACCAACCGAAGTTTACAACATTCAGCTCAATGGTCAAGCTACAAGAGTGTTGCTAAGTGCTttagatggtgatgagtacaatagagtgatgggTGTTGAGGTTGTCAAgaaaatttgggatactttgcaccttactcatgaaggggttgacaaagtaaggaaagcaagaattgatttgttgatggctaaGCTCAATCG GGACAAAAAGAAGTTTCagcacttcacaccaaatgatgtgcttggaaggATCATGACcattgacatgcaaagagaagaagcactTGAGAGGATGAAGCTTAGTgagttgcaagcaaagctagatggCATGAAGTTCAAGTATGTTGCTCTCAAGGCCGAcaaatcaatcaatcaagcttCTACTAGCAAGTTCAAGtccatcaagcaagcatcaataaGCAAGCCCAAAGCACCGAAGCAAGTCCAAGAACAAATGGAGACTACATCATCATCAAGTGAAGGAGAAAGTGATAATGAAAAATATGAAGAAGTTGGAGATGTTGCTATCTTTATGAAGAGATTTCAAAAGGGTCTCAAGAAAGAGGGATACAAATTTGTGAAGAGAAGGTTTCCCAACAAGAAGAGaacgttgtaa